Proteins from a genomic interval of Paenibacillus sp. RC334:
- a CDS encoding pectinesterase family protein, with the protein MLVGKESFCDFHTIQEAIAVLEQSPSNEMETLYILSGTYEEEVRIYRSCLHIIGIGQVDIRMHRYARELDEAGEEIGTFATPTLFLGGSHLILENLTISNTAGQGEAIGQAVAVYAHCDKTVFRNCTFRGHQDTLFTGPLPPAPKERLKFGGIHLKEHHAHYRQLYQQCYIEGTVDFIFGGATAYFEHCEIRSLRHHENQTSYVTAASTPHGQAYGYVFNHCYLTAEPDITPVFLGRPWREYAKTVFVDCKMGEHIDPRGWDNWDDAANEKTVCYQEYGVSDVASLRRQRVRWAGCFETGAEVWSKEQVFVGDTFWKQGGAISHDDPKSHIKRL; encoded by the coding sequence ATGCTGGTAGGGAAAGAATCCTTTTGTGATTTTCATACGATTCAGGAGGCGATTGCTGTATTGGAGCAGTCGCCTTCTAACGAAATGGAAACGCTGTATATTTTATCGGGTACCTACGAGGAGGAGGTGCGGATCTACCGTTCGTGTCTTCATATCATAGGCATCGGACAGGTAGACATTCGAATGCATCGGTATGCCAGGGAGCTGGATGAGGCAGGCGAGGAAATAGGAACCTTTGCGACTCCCACTTTATTTTTAGGCGGTAGCCATCTGATTTTGGAAAATCTCACGATTTCCAACACGGCGGGACAGGGGGAAGCCATTGGACAGGCTGTTGCCGTATATGCTCACTGTGATAAAACGGTTTTTAGAAACTGCACCTTTCGCGGGCATCAGGATACATTATTTACAGGCCCCTTGCCTCCGGCACCGAAAGAACGGCTAAAGTTTGGCGGCATTCATTTGAAAGAACATCATGCCCACTATCGCCAGCTTTATCAGCAATGTTATATCGAGGGAACGGTAGACTTCATTTTTGGTGGGGCTACCGCTTATTTTGAACATTGCGAAATTCGCAGTTTGCGCCATCATGAGAACCAAACGAGCTACGTTACAGCCGCCTCCACTCCCCACGGACAAGCGTATGGCTATGTATTCAATCATTGCTACTTAACCGCAGAGCCTGATATTACCCCGGTATTTTTGGGGCGTCCGTGGCGTGAGTATGCCAAGACCGTATTTGTGGATTGTAAAATGGGCGAACATATTGATCCACGGGGTTGGGACAATTGGGACGATGCTGCAAATGAGAAAACAGTTTGCTATCAGGAGTATGGTGTATCCGATGTTGCCTCGTTGCGTAGGCAGCGTGTTCGGTGGGCGGGTTGTTTTGAAACAGGAGCAGAAGTGTGGAGCAAGGAGCAGGTTTTTGTTGGAGACACTTTTTGGAAGCAAGGAGGAGCAATTTCTCATGATGATCCAAAATCCCATATTAAAAGGCTTTAA
- a CDS encoding LysR family transcriptional regulator: MDQSLIVFVMAAEKQNFTRTAEELHMTQPAVSQYIQTLERTMGARLLERSNKYVRLTKAGEIVYHHAQEIIRLHTRMQYLVDELMNTAKGNLSIGASYTYGEYVLPHVIAQMRSQYPLIQPSISIGNTQEIERLVIGNQLDVGIIEGEFQHDHLYIEPFAEDEMYIVVPHHHRLAGKAQVGLSELQEDIWILREEGSGTREAAEKMFARFQFAPAHIMDFGSTQIIKESVEAGLGISLLSQWTIQKELTLGTLKVLDISGFPVVRKFSFLTPSAVFETKAATVFLEVLRGYNVKR, from the coding sequence TTGGATCAATCTTTAATCGTATTTGTTATGGCAGCGGAGAAACAAAACTTCACAAGAACAGCCGAAGAGTTACACATGACCCAGCCTGCCGTAAGTCAATACATTCAAACGCTGGAGCGTACGATGGGAGCCCGGCTTTTGGAGCGAAGTAATAAATATGTGCGTTTAACCAAAGCCGGTGAAATTGTATATCATCATGCCCAGGAAATTATCCGCCTCCACACCCGAATGCAGTATTTAGTGGACGAGCTGATGAATACAGCAAAAGGCAATCTGTCCATTGGCGCAAGCTACACGTACGGAGAGTACGTACTTCCTCATGTGATTGCGCAAATGAGAAGTCAATATCCGCTCATTCAGCCCTCCATTAGCATCGGCAACACTCAGGAAATTGAAAGATTGGTGATCGGCAATCAACTGGATGTGGGGATTATTGAAGGAGAATTTCAGCATGACCATTTGTACATTGAACCGTTTGCAGAAGATGAAATGTATATTGTCGTTCCACATCATCATCGTTTGGCTGGTAAAGCTCAAGTGGGATTAAGTGAGCTACAAGAGGACATTTGGATTCTGCGCGAAGAAGGCTCTGGAACCCGGGAAGCGGCGGAAAAGATGTTTGCACGATTTCAGTTTGCCCCTGCTCATATTATGGATTTTGGCAGCACTCAGATTATTAAAGAGTCTGTAGAAGCAGGCTTGGGCATTTCTTTGCTGTCACAGTGGACAATTCAAAAGGAACTCACCTTGGGCACTTTAAAAGTGTTGGATATAAGCGGCTTCCCGGTCGTTCGAAAATTCTCTTTTCTGACCCCTTCTGCGGTATTTGAAACGAAAGCGGCTACCGTTTTTTTAGAGGTTTTACGAGGTTATAACGTGAAAAGGTGA
- a CDS encoding dienelactone hydrolase family protein, whose protein sequence is MDKLQALLGDLPADRPVTATVLKQEEQEGYQLESLLLDINGIEPVPAYIATPLQGNSPFPLVIFNHSHGGNYTNGRKEFIHSSSYLQQPSFAKTLTDMGYCACCIDMWGFNERGGKTESELVKEMLWQGQVLWGMMLYDNRRLVDYMCQRESVDASRIATIGMSMGGLMAWWLAALDERIQVTIDICGQVDAHTLIAKRGLDHHGFYSYVPGLLKHFTTLDIQKRIVPRPRMSITGQNDRMCPIEGVEHLAKGLLEAYQEAGHPEHWQPVIAGGGHMETLEMRMAWQSFLAEHL, encoded by the coding sequence GTGGATAAGCTGCAAGCATTATTGGGAGATCTTCCGGCAGATCGACCCGTTACAGCTACCGTGCTAAAGCAAGAGGAGCAAGAGGGATACCAACTGGAATCTCTCCTGCTGGACATAAACGGAATCGAGCCTGTGCCAGCTTATATAGCCACACCACTACAAGGAAACAGTCCGTTTCCATTGGTCATTTTCAACCATTCGCATGGGGGCAATTATACGAATGGACGCAAGGAATTTATCCATAGCAGCTCTTACTTGCAGCAGCCCTCGTTTGCCAAAACCCTGACAGACATGGGCTATTGCGCTTGTTGTATTGACATGTGGGGCTTTAATGAACGTGGGGGCAAAACCGAAAGTGAGCTGGTAAAGGAGATGCTCTGGCAGGGCCAGGTGCTGTGGGGCATGATGCTGTACGATAACCGTCGTTTGGTGGACTATATGTGCCAGCGAGAGAGTGTTGATGCTTCCCGCATCGCAACGATTGGCATGTCGATGGGAGGTCTGATGGCGTGGTGGCTGGCAGCGTTAGATGAGCGGATACAGGTCACCATTGATATTTGCGGACAGGTAGATGCCCATACGCTGATCGCCAAAAGGGGACTGGATCACCATGGCTTCTATTCCTATGTCCCCGGCTTGCTAAAGCATTTTACCACGTTGGATATTCAAAAGCGGATTGTTCCCCGTCCACGAATGAGCATAACAGGTCAAAATGACCGAATGTGTCCTATTGAAGGAGTCGAGCATCTGGCGAAAGGACTGCTGGAAGCTTACCAGGAAGCAGGTCACCCTGAACATTGGCAGCCTGTGATCGCAGGTGGCGGGCATATGGAGACCTTGGAAATGCGAATGGCGTGGCAGTCATTTTTAGCAGAACATCTGTAA
- a CDS encoding glycoside hydrolase family 43 protein produces the protein MMIQNPILKGFNPDPCIVRVEDTYYIVVSSFEWLPGVRVYQSTDLAHWEHCTDILTDQVDLKGNPKNCSIWAPQLSYADNLFYLLYTDVKSTRRPFKDVHNFVMTAPAIHGPWSDPVYLNSSGFDPSLFHDEDGRKWLLNALWDYRMLDSNKSSGIVMQEYDSRQQRLIGEPVKIFDCTPLKKTEAPHIYKQNGYYYLITAEGGTGTGHAVTVARSKQLSGPYEVDPHNPMLTSRDRPEFPLQCAGHGSLVQTPDGDWYMAHLCTRPLEGKYAILGRETALQHVYWNDEGWLRLTGGGHTPQFEVPAPIGTNFSAGQKHSFIFEDFFEGPVLNKTWNTLRILADDRWCSLSQRPGYLRILAGESIQSLFHHHVLAIRQTDHHFRVETALEYQPVSYLQMAGLLLYLNDENYLYAYVSYEEGQGKVLRMMRCEADTFTLVPHAIILQEDLPIHLAVEVHATQGRFYYHLGNEPTWTPLFEKQNISFLSGGFTGNFVGIAAHDMQQFQGSYADFSHFLYHGQDHLSS, from the coding sequence ATGATGATCCAAAATCCCATATTAAAAGGCTTTAATCCCGATCCGTGTATTGTACGAGTCGAGGATACTTACTATATTGTCGTGTCATCGTTTGAGTGGCTGCCGGGAGTACGGGTGTATCAGTCCACAGATTTGGCTCATTGGGAGCACTGTACAGATATTTTGACCGATCAGGTTGATTTAAAAGGAAACCCGAAAAATTGCAGCATTTGGGCGCCGCAGCTGAGCTACGCGGATAACCTTTTTTATCTGCTCTATACGGATGTGAAGAGCACCAGACGTCCGTTTAAGGACGTTCATAATTTTGTGATGACGGCGCCTGCGATTCATGGCCCATGGTCAGACCCGGTTTATCTCAACAGTAGTGGATTCGATCCGTCTTTATTTCACGACGAGGATGGACGTAAATGGCTATTGAATGCATTGTGGGATTACCGCATGTTGGACAGCAATAAATCTTCAGGTATTGTTATGCAGGAATACGATAGCAGGCAGCAACGACTTATTGGCGAGCCTGTGAAAATTTTTGATTGCACGCCTTTGAAAAAGACAGAAGCCCCTCATATCTACAAGCAAAACGGATATTATTACCTTATTACAGCGGAAGGTGGAACGGGTACGGGACATGCGGTAACCGTAGCCCGTTCGAAGCAGCTATCCGGGCCTTATGAAGTAGACCCGCATAACCCGATGCTTACGTCACGCGATCGTCCTGAATTCCCTTTACAATGTGCAGGACATGGCAGTCTTGTACAGACGCCAGATGGCGATTGGTATATGGCTCATTTATGTACTCGTCCATTGGAAGGGAAGTATGCCATTTTAGGGCGAGAAACAGCCTTGCAGCACGTGTACTGGAATGATGAAGGCTGGCTGCGATTAACCGGCGGGGGCCATACGCCGCAATTCGAAGTGCCTGCACCTATCGGAACCAATTTCTCGGCAGGGCAGAAGCACAGCTTTATATTCGAAGACTTTTTCGAGGGGCCCGTTTTAAATAAAACGTGGAACACATTGCGCATACTGGCGGATGACCGTTGGTGCTCACTGAGCCAGCGTCCGGGCTATCTTCGAATTCTGGCTGGAGAATCCATTCAAAGTCTGTTTCATCATCATGTGCTTGCCATCCGGCAAACCGATCATCATTTTCGGGTGGAAACGGCACTGGAATATCAACCTGTCAGCTATTTGCAAATGGCGGGGCTCCTGCTGTATCTAAATGATGAAAATTATCTATATGCCTATGTCAGCTATGAAGAGGGACAAGGGAAAGTACTGCGCATGATGCGATGTGAAGCAGATACATTCACATTAGTTCCCCATGCGATTATACTTCAGGAGGATCTTCCTATACATTTGGCCGTAGAAGTCCATGCAACCCAAGGACGATTTTATTACCATCTCGGGAATGAACCCACCTGGACTCCACTTTTTGAAAAGCAAAATATCAGCTTTTTATCAGGTGGATTTACAGGGAATTTTGTAGGGATTGCCGCCCACGACATGCAACAATTTCAAGGCAGCTACGCCGATTTTAGCCACTTTTTGTATCATGGGCAAGACCATCTATCCTCTTAA
- a CDS encoding sugar ABC transporter permease, with product MKVSSVPAPNMKPNMKKKKNNRTTENLLRMQKHKLLYLMVLPGLVYFIIFKYFPMGGLVIAFQDYQAFLGITGSSWVGMKHFIRLFTEPTFFMLLRNTLVLFALNIVIFFPLPIILALMLNEVRKLVFKNIIQTIIYIPHFMSWVIIVSISYVFLTVDGGVLNEMIAALGGEKISFLTSPEWLRTVYMGQVIWKELGWSTIIYLSAITVVDTQLYEAAEMDGAGRLRKTWHVTLPAIRPVIITLLILKIGSTLDLGFEHMYLLLNSLNREVAEIFDTYIYTAGLKNGQLSFSTTVGLFKGVVGLILIMGSNRLAKKFGEDGVY from the coding sequence ATGAAAGTTTCAAGTGTCCCCGCACCGAACATGAAACCGAATATGAAAAAGAAAAAGAACAACAGAACGACGGAAAATCTTTTACGTATGCAAAAACATAAGTTGCTGTATCTGATGGTTTTACCCGGGCTGGTGTACTTCATTATTTTTAAGTATTTCCCTATGGGCGGCTTGGTCATTGCGTTTCAGGATTATCAAGCCTTTTTGGGAATCACGGGCAGCTCGTGGGTAGGAATGAAGCATTTCATTCGTTTATTTACCGAGCCCACGTTTTTCATGCTATTACGTAACACCCTGGTTTTGTTTGCGCTCAACATTGTGATCTTCTTTCCATTACCGATCATTTTGGCATTGATGCTGAATGAGGTAAGGAAGCTTGTTTTTAAAAATATCATCCAAACGATTATCTACATCCCGCACTTTATGTCATGGGTCATCATTGTTTCGATTTCTTATGTATTTTTAACCGTAGACGGCGGGGTACTGAATGAAATGATTGCTGCACTAGGCGGTGAGAAGATCAGCTTCTTAACTTCCCCGGAATGGTTGCGTACCGTTTATATGGGGCAAGTGATCTGGAAGGAACTCGGCTGGTCTACCATCATTTATTTATCGGCGATTACAGTCGTGGATACGCAACTGTATGAGGCAGCAGAAATGGACGGTGCCGGACGTCTCCGAAAAACATGGCATGTTACCTTGCCTGCGATTCGCCCAGTCATTATTACGTTGTTAATTCTGAAAATCGGCAGCACGCTGGATTTGGGCTTTGAGCATATGTATCTGCTATTGAACTCATTAAACCGCGAGGTTGCCGAAATATTTGACACCTACATTTATACAGCAGGCTTAAAGAATGGACAATTAAGCTTCAGTACGACGGTAGGACTTTTTAAAGGCGTGGTGGGATTAATCCTGATCATGGGTTCCAATCGACTGGCCAAGAAATTTGGTGAAGACGGCGTTTACTAA
- a CDS encoding DUF624 domain-containing protein produces the protein MVRFVENMNKWCMRLLRLVYLNLLWTVATILGLGFIGVGPATVAMLSILRQWIRGNEEVAIFSTFVRYFRESFKEAAIIGAIYSLVGYVLYVDIVNVSSWYVRVVTLIGAFLYLISLAYIFPLLAHYDWKGIKLKIRMSVVIGFSYLQYTLVLFVAIVALFTLILGLYPGILTFAGASIIGYLVMWMTHQVFSKIEREVLVKEEDMA, from the coding sequence ATGGTACGGTTTGTAGAAAACATGAACAAATGGTGCATGCGCTTGCTCCGGCTGGTTTACCTTAATTTGCTATGGACGGTTGCGACGATCCTGGGCTTGGGATTTATAGGCGTGGGACCTGCTACTGTCGCTATGCTCAGTATTTTAAGGCAATGGATTCGGGGGAATGAGGAGGTCGCCATTTTCTCCACGTTTGTACGTTACTTTAGAGAAAGTTTTAAAGAAGCGGCGATCATTGGAGCGATTTACAGCCTCGTGGGCTACGTGCTCTATGTGGATATCGTCAATGTCTCATCCTGGTATGTTCGCGTAGTGACGCTTATTGGAGCCTTTTTGTATCTCATCTCGTTGGCGTACATTTTCCCGTTACTGGCTCATTATGATTGGAAAGGGATCAAGCTGAAAATCAGAATGTCCGTGGTGATTGGGTTTTCGTATTTACAATATACACTTGTTCTTTTTGTTGCGATTGTCGCGCTTTTTACATTGATTCTAGGCTTGTACCCAGGAATTCTGACTTTTGCCGGAGCCAGTATCATCGGTTATCTCGTGATGTGGATGACGCATCAGGTGTTTAGCAAAATAGAGCGAGAGGTTCTGGTGAAAGAGGAAGATATGGCATGA
- a CDS encoding glycoside hydrolase family 28 protein, whose translation MQMYNIVDYGAPQDGTTLATGAIAAAIEAASNAGGGTVFVPSGTYLTGAIFLKSNIELHLSPGAILSFSTDLVDYPVVESRWEGIQREVHASCIYGQNLENISVTGSGTLDGNGQPWWEKHRNHPEELQYPRPKLISFDRCQRVTIKDIMLKNSPSWTVNPIACYNVTIDNVSILNPADSPNTDGINPESCSNVRISNCNIDVGDDCIAIKAGTEDTQERIPCENITITNCTMVHGHGAVVLGSEMSGDIRNVTISNCVFKQTDRGIRLKSRRGRGGIIEDIRVSNIVMEDVICPFILNLYYFCGPRGKDKYVWDKNPYPITDETPCFRRIHFSDITARQVHAAAGFLYGLAEQYIAEITFSNIDISMAKNAIPGRPAMMTGIEDMNNRGFYLGNVRDIRFQQVTIENHEGPAFYIENGEGVEVNRCHSKNTNQPEKLIEQVTIQPSEQNVFN comes from the coding sequence ATGCAAATGTATAACATTGTAGATTATGGAGCACCTCAGGATGGTACGACGTTGGCAACAGGGGCGATTGCGGCTGCGATCGAAGCGGCCAGTAATGCCGGGGGAGGAACGGTATTTGTTCCCTCGGGTACGTATCTGACAGGCGCAATCTTTCTGAAAAGTAACATTGAGCTGCATTTAAGCCCCGGTGCAATTCTTTCCTTCAGTACGGATTTGGTTGATTATCCTGTAGTAGAATCCAGATGGGAAGGCATTCAGCGAGAAGTACATGCGTCGTGTATTTATGGGCAGAACCTAGAGAATATTTCAGTTACAGGCAGCGGAACGCTGGACGGAAATGGTCAACCGTGGTGGGAAAAGCATCGGAATCATCCCGAGGAGTTACAGTACCCGAGACCCAAATTAATCAGCTTTGACCGTTGTCAGCGGGTCACCATTAAAGATATCATGTTGAAAAATTCCCCCAGTTGGACTGTAAACCCTATCGCTTGTTATAACGTTACGATTGACAATGTGTCCATTCTTAACCCGGCGGATTCCCCCAATACGGATGGCATTAATCCCGAATCCTGTTCCAATGTTCGTATTAGTAACTGCAATATTGATGTGGGCGATGATTGTATTGCGATCAAAGCAGGAACCGAAGATACACAGGAGAGGATTCCTTGTGAAAATATAACGATTACCAACTGTACGATGGTGCATGGACATGGCGCTGTCGTACTGGGAAGCGAGATGAGTGGAGATATCCGTAATGTCACGATCAGCAATTGTGTGTTCAAGCAAACGGATCGGGGCATCCGCCTGAAATCAAGACGGGGACGTGGCGGAATCATCGAGGATATTCGCGTTAGCAATATTGTGATGGAAGATGTGATTTGTCCATTTATTCTGAATCTCTATTATTTCTGCGGACCTCGGGGCAAAGACAAATATGTCTGGGACAAAAATCCCTATCCAATTACCGATGAAACGCCTTGCTTTAGACGGATTCATTTTTCCGATATCACGGCACGACAGGTTCATGCGGCTGCTGGATTCTTATACGGACTTGCAGAACAATATATTGCTGAAATTACATTTTCCAATATTGATATTTCTATGGCGAAAAATGCGATTCCCGGCCGTCCTGCCATGATGACAGGGATCGAAGATATGAACAACCGTGGTTTTTATCTAGGCAATGTTAGAGATATCCGTTTTCAACAGGTGACCATTGAGAATCATGAAGGCCCTGCTTTTTATATTGAAAACGGGGAAGGCGTTGAAGTCAACCGTTGTCATTCGAAAAATACAAACCAGCCTGAAAAGCTGATCGAACAAGTGACGATACAACCTTCTGAACAAAATGTTTTTAATTGA
- a CDS encoding extracellular solute-binding protein, giving the protein MKKGISMKKGVSGLLAVLMVMSVFLAACGDKGAEDQGSQTYDPNSKLELTWLNVLHTASPPTDTIKDKIEKYTNSKITFNWVPDASKEERITTALASGELADIVTLTMMTNSSVRSSLKSGLFWDVGSYLDDYDNLKKIPPEVRNAASIEGVLYGVPFQKNLARAGLVIRKDWLDRLGLKVPTTLDELYEVARAFTEDDPDGNGKKDTTGFGDRSDLRYSSFKTLSSYFGTPNGWKVDENGKFTPEFDTPQYLETIKYSNKLYKNGYISKDFAVTAKTDQQQQFAQGKTGIYTGMVDITNLRNLSQGLQKGLELVPVNKISNGDGKYHIWSEGSGVGGLLAFPKSEVKTEAQLKRLLQFVNDLIDEEVFMDMTGGIKGTHYDIDNEGAFRIINTDLWQADVQPFASSRPSEVTYTLKDANPEKELANQLIKENNEFAVLDPTVPLDSVTANEKGTELEKIITDATFKFIMGETDEAGFKAAVENWKNSGGSQIITEYEEAYKKSKK; this is encoded by the coding sequence ATGAAAAAAGGGATATCGATGAAAAAGGGAGTATCGGGCCTTCTTGCCGTACTTATGGTCATGAGTGTTTTTTTAGCTGCTTGCGGTGACAAGGGGGCAGAGGATCAAGGCAGCCAAACCTATGATCCGAATTCAAAGCTGGAATTAACCTGGTTAAATGTATTGCACACAGCCTCTCCACCTACAGACACGATTAAGGACAAAATTGAAAAATACACGAATTCCAAGATTACGTTCAACTGGGTTCCTGATGCATCGAAAGAAGAGAGAATCACTACAGCGCTGGCGTCTGGTGAATTGGCGGATATCGTGACTCTTACGATGATGACAAATTCTTCAGTTCGAAGTTCATTGAAATCAGGTCTATTCTGGGATGTAGGGAGTTATTTGGACGATTATGACAATTTAAAAAAGATACCTCCCGAAGTTAGAAATGCAGCCTCCATCGAGGGAGTTCTGTATGGAGTTCCATTCCAGAAAAATTTGGCACGAGCAGGCTTGGTTATTCGCAAAGATTGGCTGGATCGTTTAGGACTTAAAGTACCTACGACCCTGGATGAGCTTTACGAAGTTGCGAGAGCGTTTACAGAAGATGATCCGGACGGTAATGGCAAAAAGGATACGACAGGCTTTGGCGACAGATCTGATCTGCGCTACAGCAGCTTTAAAACCTTAAGCTCTTATTTTGGCACACCTAATGGCTGGAAAGTAGATGAGAATGGCAAGTTTACGCCGGAATTTGATACACCTCAATATTTGGAAACGATAAAGTATTCCAATAAATTATATAAGAACGGGTATATATCGAAGGATTTCGCCGTAACCGCTAAAACCGATCAGCAGCAGCAATTTGCTCAAGGGAAAACCGGAATTTATACGGGAATGGTGGATATCACCAACTTGAGAAATCTGTCACAAGGCTTGCAAAAGGGGCTTGAATTGGTGCCTGTAAATAAAATCTCCAATGGAGACGGTAAATATCACATTTGGTCCGAGGGCAGCGGAGTTGGCGGTTTGCTGGCATTTCCTAAATCCGAGGTGAAGACGGAAGCTCAATTGAAGAGATTACTTCAATTTGTCAATGATTTGATTGATGAAGAAGTATTTATGGACATGACAGGTGGTATCAAGGGAACTCATTATGACATTGATAATGAAGGAGCTTTCAGAATTATTAACACCGATTTGTGGCAAGCAGATGTACAGCCGTTTGCAAGCTCCAGACCGAGTGAAGTAACTTACACGTTAAAAGATGCCAACCCTGAAAAGGAACTGGCCAATCAATTAATCAAGGAAAATAACGAATTTGCCGTTTTGGACCCAACCGTTCCTCTGGATTCTGTAACTGCCAATGAAAAAGGAACTGAGCTCGAAAAAATTATTACCGATGCTACGTTCAAATTTATTATGGGTGAGACCGATGAAGCCGGATTTAAAGCAGCGGTAGAAAACTGGAAAAATTCCGGTGGATCACAGATTATTACTGAATACGAAGAAGCGTATAAGAAATCGAAAAAATAA